The following coding sequences are from one Paenibacillus sp. FSL R5-0912 window:
- a CDS encoding IS110 family transposase, with product MKYKQSKKQNQRITRISDKTLVVGADIAKETHVARAIDYRGIELGKDCVFSNTRTGLEQLVQWMKELQREHAKSDVLFGIEPTGHYWFNLAEYLGQHGIPLVIVNPHHVHKSKELEDNSPTKNDYKDAKVIADLVRNGKYSEPKLPTRIYADLRILMNLREKIMVNLGQVQRRVQNWQDRFFPEYTEVFKDWEGKASLITLDEFPTPGEIVGLGAEAIAQRWKKDVKRAVGTKRAQLLVETARGSIGLTEGLPAAKIEIKTLLEQYDMFARQLEEILSEVERLLGQIPGTKEMLTVPGVAVVTLAGFLAEVGDLSGYEHGQQIIRLAGLNLKENSSGKKKGKSSITKRGRAKLRALLFRAVMPMVAKNAEFKALHQYFTTRSQNPLKKKQSLVALCGKLIRVLHTLGTKHIPYDANSVLGPVRQAQLQMAA from the coding sequence ATGAAGTATAAACAATCGAAGAAGCAGAATCAACGGATTACACGAATTTCCGACAAGACCCTTGTCGTAGGCGCAGACATTGCGAAAGAAACCCATGTGGCTCGCGCTATCGACTACCGGGGGATTGAACTCGGAAAGGATTGTGTGTTCTCAAATACCCGTACCGGACTGGAGCAACTGGTTCAGTGGATGAAGGAGCTTCAGCGGGAGCATGCCAAGAGCGACGTCCTCTTTGGCATTGAGCCTACCGGACACTATTGGTTTAACCTGGCCGAGTATTTGGGACAGCACGGCATTCCTTTGGTCATTGTCAATCCGCATCATGTACACAAAAGCAAAGAACTGGAAGATAACTCACCCACGAAAAACGACTATAAAGACGCTAAAGTCATTGCCGATTTAGTGCGGAATGGGAAATACAGCGAACCTAAATTGCCAACGCGTATCTACGCAGATCTGCGAATTCTCATGAATCTTCGGGAGAAGATCATGGTGAACCTCGGGCAGGTGCAAAGGCGGGTGCAGAACTGGCAGGATCGCTTTTTCCCGGAATACACTGAGGTGTTTAAAGACTGGGAAGGAAAAGCCTCGCTTATTACTCTAGACGAGTTTCCGACGCCAGGTGAGATCGTAGGACTCGGTGCAGAAGCCATCGCTCAGCGGTGGAAGAAAGACGTGAAACGAGCGGTGGGAACGAAGCGAGCCCAATTGCTGGTCGAAACGGCGAGAGGCTCTATCGGTCTGACCGAAGGTCTTCCTGCAGCAAAGATCGAGATTAAAACACTTCTGGAGCAGTATGACATGTTCGCCAGACAGCTTGAAGAGATTCTGTCCGAAGTAGAACGTCTACTAGGGCAAATTCCAGGCACGAAAGAGATGCTTACCGTGCCCGGTGTGGCTGTAGTGACGTTAGCGGGATTCCTGGCGGAAGTGGGCGATCTGAGTGGTTACGAGCATGGACAGCAGATTATTCGGCTGGCCGGACTGAATCTCAAAGAGAATAGTTCGGGAAAGAAAAAGGGCAAGTCCAGTATTACCAAACGTGGACGTGCAAAGCTGAGGGCCCTGCTGTTCCGGGCGGTCATGCCCATGGTAGCAAAGAACGCCGAATTCAAGGCACTGCACCAGTATTTTACGACACGAAGTCAGAATCCACTGAAGAAAAAGCAATCCCTTGTGGCGTTGTGCGGGAAACTTATTCGCGTGCTTCATACGCTCGGGACGAAGCACATTCCATACGATGCAAACAGCGTGTTAGGGCCGGTCCGTCAGGCCCAGCTACAGATGGCAGCCTAA
- a CDS encoding RNA polymerase sigma factor: protein MNLTLLNEAESVIVRNFFQNDKTIPFLNPIVNSFFDEEQHIEWLLSAIKGNDANLQLLNRAFKKHYFRIRFIRFISSTIRFAAIDFIRRMRKAKERNPLFLDNDTSEKNNKDEFLYNHSPLLDQYFSGDEFFRDSIEDDALYFAWIDLSPKQKQVILLSYTMSYQDIEIAKFLSISPQAVFNRKRKALVKMRAIYSSKVVNISG, encoded by the coding sequence ATGAATTTAACATTATTGAATGAAGCAGAGTCAGTAATCGTAAGAAATTTTTTTCAAAATGATAAAACAATTCCGTTTCTAAATCCAATTGTCAATTCCTTTTTTGATGAGGAACAACATATAGAGTGGTTGTTATCGGCAATAAAAGGGAATGACGCTAACTTGCAACTTCTCAATAGGGCGTTCAAAAAACATTACTTCAGGATACGTTTTATTCGCTTTATTTCTTCAACTATTCGCTTCGCAGCTATTGATTTTATACGAAGAATGAGGAAGGCCAAAGAAAGAAATCCTCTTTTCTTAGATAATGATACCTCTGAGAAAAACAATAAAGACGAATTTCTATATAACCATTCTCCACTGTTAGATCAATACTTTTCAGGAGATGAATTTTTTAGAGATAGTATTGAAGACGACGCACTTTACTTTGCTTGGATCGATCTAAGTCCTAAACAAAAACAGGTTATTTTATTGTCTTACACGATGTCCTACCAAGACATTGAAATTGCTAAATTTCTCTCCATTAGCCCGCAAGCAGTATTTAATAGAAAAAGAAAGGCGTTAGTTAAAATGAGAGCAATTTATTCCAGTAAGG